The Argentina anserina chromosome 3, drPotAnse1.1, whole genome shotgun sequence genome includes a region encoding these proteins:
- the LOC126788176 gene encoding uncharacterized protein LOC126788176 produces the protein MGLKHQACKSSSSSNFIPIRFSTILTLILLFTSLFLFLSSLKNTQDSFYGGDENTQFNGDLRDAKFPWNKLCFGPTFEKLKLAVFSKTWPVGADPGGMERHASTLYQALAARGHEIHVFTVPSDRRPHWDIHEGNLHVYFAANDHGSVNCSLAFEIFNKVNSDGAFDYVHTESVSLPYWRAKRVPNVAVTWHGIWYEIMHSKLLQQLLTDPNGDMLEPMPELQEAMPRLVEEIRFFKSYTQHICISKSAGEVLVNIYQIPQRNVHVILNGVDETEFVPDHEAGARFREKHGVPANVSLVMGVAGRLVRDKGHPLLYKAFASIVQRHPGVFLLVAGSGPWRRRYAELGSNVKVLGALEPLELSKFYNALDVFVNPTLRPQGLDLTLIEAMQSGKPVLTPNYPSIVGTVVVNEEFGYTFSPNVKSFVEALELAIKDGPNVLKRKGMGCKTYVHSMFTATKMASAYERFFLCMKNPIYCQYPLSTDC, from the coding sequence ATGGGATTGAAACATCAAGCTTGCAAaagctcttcttcttctaactTCATACCCATTAGATTCTCAACTATTCTCACTTTGATTCTGCTATTTACTTCATTGTTCCTCTTCCTTTCGTCACTTAAGAACACCCAAGACTCATTCTATGGGGGAGATGAGAATACCCAATTCAATGGTGATCTTAGAGATGCTAAATTCCCTTGGAACAAACTCTGTTTTGGTCCCACATTCGAAAAGCTCAAGCTAGCAGTCTTCTCCAAAACATGGCCAGTTGGTGCAGACCCGGGTGGCATGGAGCGCCACGCTTCCACATTGTATCAAGCACTTGCTGCAAGGGGTCATGAGATTCATGTCTTCACTGTGCCTTCAGATAGGAGGCCTCATTGGGACATACATGAAGGTAACCTTCATGTTTACTTTGCAGCAAATGATCATGGCTCTGTTAATTGTTCTCTAGCATTTGAAATTTTCAATAAAGTAAACTCGGATGGGGCATTTGATTATGTGCACACTGAGAGTGTTTCGTTACCTTATTGGCGAGCGAAGAGGGTGCCTAATGTGGCTGTCACTTGGCATGGGATATGGTATGAAATAATGCACTCTAAGTTACTGCAACAACTCCTCACTGACCCAAATGGGGATATGCTAGAGCCTATGCCAGAGCTTCAAGAAGCGATGCCGAGGCTCGTTGAGGAGATTAGGTTCTTTAAGAGCTACACGCAGCATATATGCATAAGCAAGAGTGCTGGTGAGGTTCTGGTCAACATATATCAGATCCCACAGAGAAATGTGCATGTTATACTTAATGGGGTTGATGAGACAGAATTTGTGCCGGACCATGAAGCGGGTGCAAGGTTCCGAGAAAAACATGGTGTGCCTGCTAATGTGAGCCTTGTCATGGGAGTGGCAGGGCGGCTGGTTAGGGACAAAGGACATCCACTTCTTTACAAGGCCTTTGCGTCAATTGTCCAGCGCCACCCTGGTGTGTTTTTGCTAGTGGCAGGATCAGGTCcttggagaagaagatatgctgAATTAGGATCAAATGTCAAGGTTCTAGGAGCATTGGAACCATTGGAGCTATCTAAGTTTTACAATGCTCTTGATGTGTTCGTGAACCCCACATTGAGGCCACAAGGGCTTGATCTAACACTGATCGAAGCAATGCAGAGTGGGAAGCCAGTTCTAACTCCAAACTATCCGAGCATAGTTGGGACAGTGGTGGTGAATGAAGAATTTGGATACACATTTTCACCCAATGTCAAGTCTTTCGTTGAGGCTTTGGAGTTGGCAATAAAGGATGGACCGAATGTGCTAAAGAGGAAAGGAATGGGTTGCAAAACTTATGTGCATTCGATGTTCACTGCAACTAAGATGGCATCAGCTTATGAGCGGTTCTTTCTTTGCATGAAGAACCCAATATACTGTCAGTACCCTCTTTCCACTGATTGTTAG